A stretch of the Bartonella henselae str. Houston-1 genome encodes the following:
- a CDS encoding 4-(cytidine 5'-diphospho)-2-C-methyl-D-erythritol kinase — translation MISNGQAFFQAPSYLFTPIKLNLALHVVGQRADGYHLIESLVYFSLSGDCLSCTPFGSNRFVLTGPFADELVSDAENLVVRAHDFMCNTFPECAKPAFFQLVKLLPVASGVGGGSGNAAGVLSLLRQQWALDCSCEKLAEMSLVLGADVPMCLFALEYQQPLFVKGIGQDITRLKEACSLAMVLVNHGQQIATKTVFKALEKRDHPPLKIDSAALKTVDSLVEALQETRNDLFVPALKIAPQLSEVLCALDESGALFSRMSGTGATCFGIFKDKQAAQQAALFIKAMYPDWFVKPIVTLAKL, via the coding sequence ATGATATCGAATGGACAAGCTTTTTTTCAAGCGCCTTCTTATTTATTTACCCCTATTAAATTGAACTTAGCTTTGCATGTTGTAGGGCAACGCGCTGATGGTTATCATTTAATAGAAAGTTTGGTTTATTTTAGTCTCAGTGGTGATTGTTTAAGCTGCACACCTTTTGGGAGTAACCGCTTTGTTTTAACAGGTCCTTTTGCAGATGAGCTTGTTTCTGATGCAGAAAATTTGGTTGTTCGTGCACATGATTTTATGTGTAACACCTTTCCTGAATGTGCTAAACCTGCTTTTTTTCAACTTGTTAAATTATTGCCGGTTGCTTCAGGGGTTGGTGGTGGTTCGGGTAATGCTGCTGGTGTTTTGAGTCTGTTGCGTCAGCAATGGGCTCTTGATTGCTCTTGTGAAAAATTAGCGGAAATGAGTTTAGTTCTTGGCGCTGATGTACCAATGTGTCTTTTTGCATTGGAGTATCAGCAGCCACTTTTTGTTAAAGGAATTGGGCAAGATATAACACGGCTAAAAGAGGCTTGTTCTCTTGCAATGGTTTTAGTTAATCATGGTCAACAGATTGCGACAAAAACTGTTTTTAAGGCTTTAGAGAAGCGCGATCATCCACCCTTGAAAATTGATTCGGCAGCTCTAAAGACGGTTGATTCATTGGTTGAAGCTTTACAGGAAACGCGTAACGATCTTTTTGTTCCTGCCTTAAAAATTGCACCTCAACTGTCTGAGGTTTTATGTGCATTAGATGAGAGTGGAGCTCTTTTTTCTCGCATGTCCGGGACTGGTGCAACTTGTTTTGGTATTTTTAAAGATAAGCAAGCAGCGCAACAGGCTGCTCTTTTTATTAAAGCGATGTATCCAGACTGGTTTGTTAAACCTATTGTAACTTTAGCAAAGCTCTAG
- a CDS encoding ribonuclease HII — translation MSHRIDNLPNVFNLPFKPNFACELDLQKQGFLYIAGVDEVGRGPLAGPVVTAAVILDKNRIPDGLNDSKKLSAQRRYELYHEILQSALAISIASLCARTIDQSDIRKATLEAMRRCIRGLAVPAHYALVDGRDIPFQLPCPATALIKGDQRSVSIAAASIIAKVTRDQMMECAGQVYKGYGLEKHVGYATLAHRAALEKYGPVVGLHRYSFAPLKKRYRDYMS, via the coding sequence ATGTCTCATCGTATCGATAATTTACCGAACGTATTTAATTTACCGTTTAAGCCAAATTTTGCGTGTGAATTGGATTTGCAGAAACAGGGATTCTTGTATATAGCGGGTGTTGATGAAGTTGGGCGTGGTCCTCTTGCTGGACCTGTGGTAACAGCAGCAGTTATTTTGGATAAAAACCGTATTCCGGATGGATTGAACGATTCAAAAAAACTTTCTGCCCAGAGACGTTATGAGCTTTATCATGAAATTTTGCAAAGTGCTTTAGCAATTTCAATCGCCAGTCTCTGCGCCCGTACGATTGATCAGTCTGATATTAGAAAAGCAACTTTAGAAGCAATGCGTCGCTGTATTAGAGGACTAGCAGTTCCAGCTCACTATGCACTGGTTGATGGACGCGATATTCCCTTTCAGCTACCATGTCCAGCAACTGCTTTGATTAAAGGCGATCAGCGTTCGGTTTCAATTGCGGCAGCGTCCATTATTGCTAAGGTAACGCGTGATCAGATGATGGAATGCGCGGGACAGGTTTATAAAGGCTATGGTTTAGAGAAGCATGTGGGTTATGCAACGCTAGCGCACCGTGCTGCTCTTGAAAAATATGGACCGGTTGTGGGGCTACATCGTTATAGTTTTGCACCGCTTAAAAAGCGCTACAGAGATTATATGTCATGA
- a CDS encoding DUF6101 family protein, protein MANQCFNQAKAVLEFRLDPCHLPQTTTYFSSKTGNQMICSLSERGVFFKTDTFSSLSRLVPSYQFKGIAARTVITLSGEKAVALELLHANEESCVPLLVSRDLNNVLLDWRLWADTYSLPMLMINEDNRLVVVKDRSDLRRFFSTTLHFRKKRFLLRYRNPLGLRLMIANQVAL, encoded by the coding sequence ATGGCTAATCAATGCTTTAATCAGGCAAAAGCGGTGCTTGAATTTCGATTAGATCCGTGCCATTTGCCACAAACAACGACATATTTTTCATCAAAAACGGGCAATCAAATGATTTGTTCGTTAAGTGAGCGCGGCGTTTTTTTTAAAACGGATACTTTTTCAAGTTTATCACGTTTAGTGCCATCTTATCAATTCAAAGGAATTGCGGCGCGTACTGTAATAACCCTTTCAGGAGAAAAAGCTGTCGCATTAGAGTTGCTGCATGCAAATGAGGAATCTTGTGTCCCGCTTTTAGTTTCTAGAGATTTGAATAATGTTCTTCTAGATTGGCGATTATGGGCGGATACTTATAGTCTTCCAATGCTTATGATTAATGAAGATAATCGTCTCGTGGTGGTTAAAGATCGTTCTGATTTACGTCGATTTTTTTCTACGACATTGCATTTTAGAAAAAAGCGCTTTTTACTCCGTTATCGCAATCCGTTGGGTTTACGTTTAATGATCGCGAATCAGGTTGCACTATAG
- a CDS encoding FAD-binding oxidoreductase, translating into MERELIERFRKIVGAAHAITDQALIAPYLLEERGLFHGRTPLLLRPASTVEVSSIMKLASQTRTPIVPQGGNTGLVGGQQPDKNGCSVLLSMERLNKIRCINLEGDFAVVEAGVILQTLQKKVDESGRFFPLSLASEGSCQIGGNLSSNAGGTAVLAYGNMRELCLGLEVVLPDGRILEDLRFVKKDNSGYDLKNLFIGAEGTLGVITAAVLKLFPKIKGKAVAFVGLHSPGKALEFLSLAQCQGGGMLTGFELMGKLSLQMALKYKMCERHLFEHEHEWYVLLNISSLQGNDEALSVLSTILEQSLKDAVIEDAIIAQSLKQQDFFWKLRESISYAQKLAGGSIKHDIAVPLASIPDFISEAALIVEDIAPGARVVCFGHMGDGNLHYNVTQPVGSDTATFLQLWSPMNHRIHGLVMRYQGTFSAEHGIGQLKREELRTFKSPVALDIMQKIKKTLDPLGIMNPGKIL; encoded by the coding sequence ATGGAGCGTGAGTTAATTGAAAGATTTAGAAAAATTGTTGGTGCTGCGCATGCTATAACAGATCAGGCTCTTATTGCACCCTATTTGCTTGAAGAGCGTGGACTTTTTCATGGAAGAACACCGTTGCTTTTACGTCCGGCTTCTACAGTGGAAGTTTCATCAATTATGAAATTGGCTAGTCAGACACGTACACCAATTGTACCCCAGGGTGGAAATACAGGTCTTGTCGGCGGGCAGCAGCCAGATAAAAATGGGTGCAGCGTTCTTTTATCCATGGAACGATTGAACAAGATTAGGTGTATTAATCTTGAGGGTGATTTTGCTGTGGTGGAGGCTGGTGTCATTTTACAGACTTTACAGAAAAAAGTAGATGAATCGGGACGTTTTTTTCCTCTTTCTTTGGCTTCGGAAGGTTCATGCCAGATAGGGGGAAATCTTTCCTCTAATGCTGGTGGCACAGCTGTTTTAGCTTATGGCAATATGCGTGAGCTTTGTCTTGGTTTAGAGGTTGTTTTACCTGATGGCCGTATTTTAGAGGATTTGCGTTTTGTAAAGAAAGACAATAGCGGTTATGATTTGAAAAACCTTTTCATTGGTGCGGAAGGCACGTTAGGTGTTATAACAGCAGCGGTTTTAAAGCTTTTTCCAAAGATCAAAGGAAAAGCTGTTGCTTTTGTCGGCTTACACAGTCCAGGTAAGGCTCTTGAGTTTTTATCTCTTGCGCAATGCCAGGGGGGAGGAATGTTGACTGGTTTTGAGCTTATGGGAAAACTGAGCTTGCAAATGGCTTTGAAGTATAAGATGTGCGAGAGGCATCTTTTTGAACATGAGCATGAATGGTATGTGTTACTTAATATTTCATCATTGCAGGGTAATGATGAGGCATTATCGGTTCTAAGTACTATTTTGGAACAGTCTTTAAAGGATGCTGTAATAGAAGATGCAATTATTGCGCAATCATTAAAGCAACAAGATTTTTTTTGGAAATTGCGTGAAAGTATATCATATGCACAAAAATTAGCGGGAGGATCTATTAAGCACGACATTGCTGTGCCTCTTGCTTCCATTCCTGACTTTATTTCTGAGGCAGCTCTTATTGTTGAAGATATTGCTCCAGGTGCACGGGTGGTTTGTTTTGGACACATGGGCGATGGAAATCTGCATTATAATGTTACACAACCCGTTGGATCTGATACTGCAACATTTTTGCAATTATGGTCACCAATGAATCACCGTATTCACGGTTTAGTGATGCGCTATCAGGGCACATTTTCTGCAGAGCATGGAATTGGTCAGCTTAAGCGTGAGGAGCTTCGCACTTTTAAATCACCTGTTGCATTAGACATTATGCAAAAGATTAAGAAAACGCTCGACCCTTTAGGGATTATGAACCCTGGAAAAATATTATAG
- a CDS encoding L-threonylcarbamoyladenylate synthase → MTILPFNSASVKEAVALLEQGRLVALPTETVYGLAGDATNGNAIASIFLTKRRPKFNPLIAHVSSIFMAERYVEIDFLSRHLMEVFWPGPLTFVLPLKAQHNIHPLTTSGLNTLAVRFPDSFFAEVVKCFGRPLAAPSANQSGHLSPTSAEAVWASLGESVPLILDGGFSKIGLESTIIKVSDENIYLLRPGGIAAEDIEEVAGKSLKRIDQRAAIEAPGMLKSHYAPNAAVRLNVQKVEHGEALLAFGIKRIMGVENAVSVLNLSESGQLEEAAFHLFQYMRQLDSLKVRSIAVEPIPSYGLGEAINDRLIRAAAPKGK, encoded by the coding sequence ATGACGATTCTGCCTTTCAATAGTGCTTCGGTAAAAGAAGCTGTTGCGCTCCTTGAACAGGGAAGATTAGTGGCACTACCGACAGAAACTGTCTACGGATTGGCTGGTGATGCAACCAATGGAAATGCTATCGCTTCTATTTTTTTGACAAAGAGGCGGCCGAAATTTAATCCTCTTATTGCTCATGTAAGCAGTATTTTTATGGCGGAACGCTATGTTGAAATTGATTTTCTTTCACGTCATTTAATGGAAGTATTTTGGCCAGGGCCTTTGACATTCGTTCTCCCTTTAAAGGCACAGCATAATATCCATCCTTTAACCACTTCTGGTCTGAATACATTGGCGGTTCGTTTTCCAGATAGTTTTTTTGCGGAAGTTGTAAAATGTTTTGGTCGACCTCTCGCTGCTCCTAGTGCAAATCAATCAGGACACCTTAGTCCTACTTCAGCTGAGGCTGTTTGGGCATCTTTAGGAGAATCTGTTCCTTTGATACTTGACGGAGGTTTTTCTAAAATAGGGCTTGAATCAACGATTATTAAGGTTTCTGATGAGAATATTTATCTTTTGCGTCCTGGGGGGATTGCTGCTGAAGATATTGAAGAAGTTGCTGGAAAGTCTTTGAAGCGAATAGATCAGCGAGCTGCGATTGAGGCACCAGGCATGTTAAAATCGCATTATGCGCCCAATGCTGCGGTTCGTTTGAATGTCCAAAAGGTAGAACATGGTGAAGCACTTTTAGCATTTGGCATAAAACGCATTATGGGGGTTGAAAATGCCGTTTCTGTCTTAAATCTTAGCGAGAGTGGACAGTTAGAAGAGGCAGCTTTTCATTTATTTCAATACATGAGGCAATTGGATTCACTCAAGGTGAGATCTATTGCAGTAGAACCTATTCCATCTTACGGATTGGGTGAGGCTATTAATGATCGCCTCATACGTGCAGCAGCTCCAAAGGGAAAATGA